In Fusarium oxysporum Fo47 chromosome XI, complete sequence, the following are encoded in one genomic region:
- a CDS encoding heterokaryon incompatibility protein-domain-containing protein: MSTKDLYQTPLDTSKPEIRLLEIVEDNGVVSCKLHTVTFSKQLRFAALSYVWGSAADRVNINIDGVGVPVSKSLARALKEARGYWQYEFPHRDQSKFRIWVDAVCINQADAAERTEQVMLMRDIYSSADLVLGWLGSEEDDKILTAITTIMVLSKAFRGAKWEVDNLMNLEWLRTCGLTKEPECDKFWASLDDLALLPYWRRVWILQENVLASTLFYIAPRVCIEYRSLMNVCRMFDILSLKLTEKQVTKPNFVPSHIWMKFCPPRGTGFIHLRNIIRFDVAKIMYKDKTTKSQEERQRTAVQLSAFGGTLEATDPKDHIYGLLGLSSLPLSPDYTKSVRDVYVDYCKAVLETIGNSGRREVQFLRDAGSGVFEDPLRLPSWAPQFPSRATDNPTLMFDGEFELTRIVPNIPRPNIADAKLHLFGVKLQTLKKVGGNPEIRNLQKGGDLADWIQNYINRIPFYPTKIPSIWALFLVVARMQKLALDTPSMLLLLNFTKRLDLQVPESDRPRGVTTYFQTREADGLSVMIVQDGGNNPEMMGCISPLIGGPDALKARMFDIDAQQVFMMKRNYHTRLYETDAGYLGMGPQNCKVGDVICIVDGYEDLVLLRKRGDDYEYVGPCLAYGITDMYIKRKLQDREVAVETFHLV, encoded by the coding sequence aTGTCCACTAAAGACCTGTATCAGACCCCGCTCGACACCTCAAAACCTGAGATAAGACTATTAGAGATAGTTGAGGACAACGGTGTTGTCTCATGTAAATTGCACACCGTCACTTTTAGTAAACAACTACGCTTTGCTGCGCTATCCTACGTATGGGGAAGTGCAGCCGACAgggtcaacatcaacatcgacggCGTTGGGGTTCCCGTTTCAAAGAGTCTCGCCCGCGCGTTGAAGGAAGCTCGAGGCTATTGGCAATATGAGTTTCCCCATAGAGATCAATCCAAATTCAGAATCTGGGTCGACGCTGTTTGTATCAACCAAGCCGATGCTGCAGAGCGTACTGAACAAGTCATGCTCATGCGCGACATCTACTCATCAGCTGATCTTGTACTTGGTTGGTTAGGTTCTGAAGAGGACGATAAAATCTTGACAGCTATCACGACTATCATGGTCTTGAGCAAGGCCTTCAGGGGAGCAAAGTGGGAGGTTGATAACCTGATGAACCTGGAGTGGTTGAGAACTTGTGGTCTTACAAAAGAACCTGAATGCGACAAGTTCTGGGCATCGCTCGATGATCTCGCGTTGCTCCCATACTGGCGACGCGTCTGGATCTTGCAGGAAAACGTCTTGGCCTCAACATTATTCTACATTGCCCCACGAGTCTGTATCGAGTACAGGTCTCTCATGAACGTGTGCCGCATGTTTGACATTCTTTCCCTCAAACTGACTGAAAAGCAAGTAACGAAACCAAACTTTGTCCCAAGCCATATTTGGATGAAGTTTTGTCCACCTAGGGGTACCGGTTTCATTCACCTACGAAACATTATCCGTTTCGATGTTGCCAAGATTATGTACAAGGACAAAACCACAAAGAGTCAAGAAGAGCGACAACGGACGGCGGTTCAACTTTCCGCATTTGGTGGTACACTCGAAGCTACAGATCCCAAAGACCACATCTACGGCCTTCTGGGTCTCAGCTCACTGCCCCTTAGCCCGGACTACACCAAGAGCGTCAGAGATGTATATGTAGATTACTGCAAGGCGGTACTAGAAACTATTGGGAACAGCGGCAGGAGAGAAGTGCAATTTCTTCGAGATGCTGGATCGGGTGTCTTCGAAGATCCTCTGAGGCTGCCATCCTGGGCACCGCAATTTCCATCAAGAGCGACCGACAACCCGACTTTGATGTTTGATGGAGAGTTCGAACTTACTCGAATCGTCCCTAATATTCCACGGCCAAACATCGCGGATGCCAAGTTGCACCTATTCGGTGTGAAATTACAAACGTTAAAGAAGGTCGGAGGGAACCCAGAGATCCGAAATCTCCAGAAGGGAGGTGATCTTGCCGACTGGATACAAAATTATATCAATCGCATACCGTTCTATCCAACTAAGATCCCTTCAATTTGGGCCCTATTTCTAGTGGTCGCGAGGATGCAGAAACTGGCCTTGGATACACCGAGCATGTTGCTATTGCTTAACTTCACGAAGCGACTAGACCTCCAAGTTCCAGAAAGCGATCGACCACGAGGTGTTACGACATACTTCCAGACACGTGAGGCTGACGGTCTTTCCGTCATGATAGTTCAGGATGGGGGAAATAACCCTGAAATGATGGGATGTATTTCGCCGTTGATCGGCGGGCCTGATGCATTGAAGGCGAGGATGTTTGATATCGATGCTCAGCAGGTGTTTATGATGAAGCGAAACTACCATACGAGGTTATATGAAACCGATGCTGGATATTTGGGAATGGGGCCACAGAACTGCAAAGTTGGAGATGTCATCTGCATTGTAGATGGTTACGAGGATCTTGTTCTGTTACGGAAGCGTGGAGATGATTATGAATACGTTGGACCATGTCTGGCTTATGGAATTACGGATATGTATATAAAGAGAAAACTGCAGGATAGGGAGGTGGCGGTCGAGACATTTCATCTGGTATag
- a CDS encoding major facilitator superfamily domain-containing protein — protein MSIGSSDRHSPSKEEEGGIATQSDGPTNERSVPYVSEQTEKRILKKLDRRIIPCVCWIYLMNFMDRVSIGNARLYGLEEELGLTRDQFQICVSILFVTYCLFETPSNLIIKKLQPARYIAGLVFFWGIVAICTGFVNNFGSMVACRLLLGFFEAGLFPGIMLYLTTFYHKKHISLRNAYFYSISAISGAVGGLVALGIGELDNWDGPQEGAAGWRAWRWILTINGIPTVLTAVFIPWILPNTPATAKFLTEEDRQNLLDLRAAEIGQTTSGQEMHKEDVIAGAKDWTIWALSIAQYCSHSVLYSFSVFLPTIIKQMGQWTDKQVQGLTVPVYAVGFATYLICANISDRTQQRGLFCIGGGLTMIVGYILLIANQSTAMSYAGCFIVAIGLWTGSGSGMAWITVNQPRYGKRAFASGIFITIGNSAGVAAPFLFSNEYEPHYRPGYGASIGMLALAVCIHTAVYLHFKRLNKRKLSGQEDWRMEGKTEEEIAELGEHNPRYLYTL, from the exons ATGTCGATCGGTTCTAGTGATCGACACTCTCCTtccaaggaggaggagggcggcATTGCTACTCAGAGCGATGGTCCCACCAACGAGCGATCTGTCCCTTATGTTAGTGAGCAGACGGAGAAGCGTATtctgaagaagcttgatcgACGTATCATTCCTTGTGTCTGCTGGATCTACCTCATGAACTTCATGGATCGAG TTAGTATCGGCAATGCTCGTCTCTATGGTCTCGAGGAGGAACTTGGTCTCACAAGAGATCAATTTCAAATCTGCGTGTCGATTCTCTTTGTTACCTACTGT CTGTTTGAAACTCCTTCCAACCTTATAATCAAGAAGCTGCAGCCTGCCCGATACATTGCCGGTCTCGTTTTCTTCTGGGGTATTGTGGCCATTTGCACAGGTTTCGTCAACAACTTTGGCTCAATGGTTGCTTGCCGCCTGCTTCTTGGTTTCTTTGAGGCTGGTCTCTTCCCAGGCATCAT GCTGTACCTGACCACTTTCTATCACAAGAAGCACATCTCACTTCGCAATGCGTACTTCTATTCCATCTCTGCCATCTCTGGAGCCGTTGGTGGTCTCGTTGCCCTCGGTATCGGTGAGCTCGACAACTGGGATGGCCCTCAAGAGGGTGCTGCCGGATGGCGAGCCTGGCGATGGatcctcaccatcaacggTATCCCCACCGTCTTGACAGCCGTTTTCATCCCCTGGATCCTGCCAAACACTCCCGCAACCGCCAAGTTTCTCACTGAGGAGGACAGACAGAACCTCTTGGACCTGCGAGCAGCGGAGATTGGTCAAACAACATCTGGTCAGGAGATGCACAAGGAGGACGTCATCGCTGGAGCCAAAGACTGGACCATTTGGGCTCTCTCTATTGCTCAATACTGTAGTCACTCAGTCCTTTACAGCTTCAGTGTCTTCTTGccaaccatcatcaagcaAATGGGCCAATGGACCGACAAGCAAGTCCAGGGTCTCACAGTCCCTGTGTACGCCGTGGGCTTCGCCACCTATCTGATCTGTGCCAACATCAGTGACCGAACCCAACAGCGAGGACTTTTCTGCATTGGAGGAGGTTTGACTATGATAGTCGGCTACATTCTTCTGATTGCCAACCAAAGCACTGCCATGAGCTACGCTGGATGCTTCATTGTTGCTATTGGTCTCTGGACCGGCTCTGGATCTGGTATGGCTTGGATCACTGTCAATCAGCCGCGATATGGCAAGCGTGCCTTCGCTAGCGGTATCTTCATCACCATTGGAAACTCAGCTGGTGTTGCCGCCCCTTTCCTGTTCAGCAACGAATACGAGCCCCATTATCGTCCCGGCTACGGTGCCTCTATTGGCATGCTTGCCCTTGCTGTCTGTATTCACACTGCCGTCTACCTCCACTTCAAGCGTCTTAACAAGAGAAAGCTTTCTGGTCAAGAGGACTGGCGTATGGAGGGcaagactgaggaggagattgctgAGCTCGGCGAGCACAACCCTCGATACCTGTATACTCTCTAG